A single genomic interval of Odontesthes bonariensis isolate fOdoBon6 chromosome 3, fOdoBon6.hap1, whole genome shotgun sequence harbors:
- the ppm1j gene encoding protein phosphatase 1H isoform X2, protein MISKVKNAMSNLVGGMMPHGHHHHHNHHSGGGQNCGPDSLPPRFPYGRPDFLDLTPELLQYSTEHASRPVLTLKRGTRLPWGTGYAEVINAGKSMLNEDQASCEKLYVRRPSGKHRNSTLLEDNGDGTGIPLQFWGVFDGHAGSGAAIMASKLLHRVIRDRLGEICHLLENPSSTPPICLAKNGSPYQTEAKKGAQQETEDPDAVCDSSVRFHMEKVVSLESLVMGVIETAFKQMDDLIEKEKASYAISGGCCALAAINLMGKLYVANSGDSRAIIIRNNEVIPMTNEFTPESERQRLQYLGFLRPELLGNEFTHIEFPRRIQHSELGKKMLYRDHTMTGWAYKTIVEDDLKFPLIYGEGKKARVMATIGVTRGLGDHDLKVYNSNIYIKPFLSCVPELVGRDQQT, encoded by the exons ATGATCAGCAAAGTTAAAAACGCGATGTCCAACCTGGTAGGAGGGATGATGCCGCACGGACACCATcaccaccacaaccaccatTCAGGCGGCGGCCAGAACTGCGGACCGGACAGCTTGCCGCCGCGCTTCCCTTACGGTCGGCCGGATTTCTTGGACCTTACCCCGGAGCTCCTGCAGTACTCCACCGAGCACGCATCACGGCCGGTGCTCACGTTAAAGAGAGGCACCAGGCTTCCCTGGGGGACGGGATACGCAGA GGTGATCAATGCAGGGAAGAGCATGCTGAACGAGGACCAGGCCTCTTGTGAGAAACTGTATGTGAGGAGGCCAAGTGGCAAACACAGGAACTCCACTCTGCTGGAGGACAACGGG GATGGCACAGGAATCCCCCTCCAGTTCTGGGGGGTGTTTGATGGACATGCAGGTTCTGGTGCTGCCATCATGGCCTCCAAGCTTCTACACCGCGTCATCAGAGACCGACTTGGGGAAATCTGCCACCTCCTAGAGAACCCCAGCAGCACACCTCCCATCTGCTTGGCCAAGAACGGCAGCCCGTACCAGACGGAGGCGAAGAAAGGGGCCCAACAGGAAACAGAAGACCCCGACGCTGTCTGCGACTCCTCAGTGCGCTTTCACATGGAGAAGGTTGTTAGCTTGGAGAGCCTGGTAATGGGAGTCATAGAGACCGCCTTCAAACAGATG gatGATCTTATTGAAAAGGAGAAAGCTTCATATGCCATTTCTGGTGGCTGTTGTGCCTTAGCTGCCATCAATTTAATGGGGAAGCTCTATGTAGCCAATTCTGGAGATAGCAG GGCCATAATCATACGAAATAATGAAGTCATTCCCATGACTAATGAATTCACACCCGAGTCTGAGAGACAGCGGTTACAGTATCTG GGCTTCCTGAGGCCAGAACTCTTGGGTAATGAGTTCACTCACATTGAGTTCCCTCGTAGGATCCAGCACAGCGAGCTGGGAAAAAAGATGCTCTACAGGGACCACACCATGACTGGATG GGCTTACAAGACAATCGTAGAAGATGATCTGAAATTCCCCCTAATATATGGAGAGGGGAAAAAg GCTCGTGTCATGGCAACAATCGGAGTGACCCGCGGGTTGGGAGATCACGACCTGAAGGTTTACAACTCCAACATCTACATCAAGCCCTTCCTCTCATGTGTCCCTGAG ttggttGGAAGGGACCAGCAGACATGA